Proteins from a genomic interval of Phycisphaerae bacterium RAS1:
- the thiE gene encoding Thiamine-phosphate synthase, with protein MNADANRIVDVNFNRTREALRVLEDYARFVLDDRTIAATVKQARHDLAAAVAAAGPEQLLAARDIAGDVGRASKTPTELSRPDAQAVLRSAFGRLTESARSLGEFGKLISADLAAAAEALRYRAYEWEQVMLGRGELRARFRAVRLYVIITEALCKRDWLATAEAAIRGGAACVQLREKSLPDGELLSRARRLRELTAPQGVLFIVNDRPDIARLAHADGVHVGQDDVSVNDARRVLGGDRLIGKSTHSLEQVAAAIAENPDYIAVGPMFASTTKPQEHVPGTALLARAAERTALPRVAIGGITPLNVAAVTAAGASAVCVCAAVISADDPAAAAAAILAAAGRTAPAGLQVK; from the coding sequence ATGAACGCCGACGCCAATCGGATCGTAGACGTCAATTTCAACCGGACGCGGGAAGCGCTGCGCGTACTCGAGGACTACGCGCGATTTGTTCTCGACGACCGGACAATCGCAGCCACGGTCAAGCAAGCCCGCCATGACTTGGCAGCGGCCGTCGCCGCCGCGGGCCCGGAGCAACTGCTGGCGGCGCGGGACATCGCCGGAGATGTCGGACGAGCATCGAAGACTCCGACGGAGCTGAGCCGCCCGGACGCGCAGGCGGTGCTCCGGTCGGCGTTCGGACGGCTGACCGAAAGTGCGCGGAGTTTGGGCGAATTTGGCAAGTTGATCTCGGCCGATCTGGCGGCGGCGGCCGAGGCGCTGCGTTACCGGGCGTATGAGTGGGAACAGGTCATGCTGGGCCGCGGCGAACTGCGGGCGCGCTTCCGCGCCGTGCGGCTCTACGTGATCATCACCGAGGCGCTCTGCAAGCGTGATTGGCTGGCGACGGCCGAGGCCGCTATACGGGGCGGGGCGGCTTGCGTTCAACTTCGCGAGAAGTCGCTGCCGGACGGCGAATTGCTGAGCCGGGCCCGTCGGCTGAGAGAGCTGACCGCGCCGCAGGGCGTGCTCTTCATCGTCAACGATCGGCCCGACATCGCCCGGCTGGCGCACGCCGACGGTGTTCACGTCGGACAGGACGATGTGTCCGTGAACGACGCGCGGCGGGTTCTGGGCGGCGACCGGCTGATAGGCAAGAGCACGCACTCGCTCGAACAGGTTGCGGCGGCGATCGCCGAGAATCCGGACTACATCGCCGTCGGTCCGATGTTCGCGTCGACCACGAAGCCGCAGGAGCATGTGCCCGGAACGGCGTTGCTGGCGCGGGCGGCGGAGCGGACGGCGTTGCCTCGCGTGGCGATCGGCGGCATCACGCCGCTCAATGTGGCGGCGGTCACGGCGGCGGGGGCGAGCGCCGTGTGCGTCTGCGCGGCGGTCATCAGCGCGGATGATCCCGCCGCGGCGGCGGCAGCGATTCTCGCAGCGGCGGGCCGGACCGCCCCGGCCGGCTTGCAGGTGAAATGA
- the dgt gene encoding Deoxyguanosinetriphosphate triphosphohydrolase, with protein MLELLREYPDPQHAALPPLVLDRQRVIHCASFRRLEYKTQVFLALEGDHYRTRLTHTLEVAHLARCLAAALNLDADLAEVVSLAHDLGHAPFGHAGERALNDCMKSHGGFEHNSHSLRVVEFIEHPYPAFRGLNLTRAVRECLAKHTTRYDQPGPHALQDGRPPPLEGEIADLADQLAYGLHDLQDGLYAGLFDPAALAAVELWEDHFDGAGDASADVRANLRPTIERIQHALLQDAIENSHRLIAAPQPGARRIALSPGMQARLEALQEFLYANVYRNPRLVRMDSKARRVVTALFDAYVGEPRLLPIRYLKRVEKLGVQRVAADYIAGMTDRFALAEHEELFDPGIHG; from the coding sequence ATGCTCGAACTATTACGCGAGTATCCCGACCCGCAGCACGCCGCGCTCCCGCCGCTGGTGCTCGACCGGCAGCGTGTGATTCACTGCGCCTCCTTCCGCCGGCTGGAGTACAAGACGCAGGTCTTTCTGGCTCTTGAGGGCGATCACTACCGCACGCGCCTGACGCACACACTCGAGGTGGCGCACCTGGCCCGCTGCCTGGCGGCGGCGCTGAATCTCGACGCCGACCTGGCCGAAGTCGTGTCCCTCGCTCATGACCTGGGTCACGCTCCCTTCGGCCACGCCGGTGAGCGGGCGCTGAACGACTGCATGAAGTCGCACGGCGGCTTCGAGCACAATTCGCACTCGCTGCGGGTGGTCGAGTTCATCGAACACCCCTACCCGGCCTTTCGCGGTCTCAACCTCACGCGCGCGGTGCGTGAGTGCCTGGCCAAGCACACGACGCGCTACGACCAGCCCGGCCCGCACGCGCTGCAGGACGGCCGGCCGCCGCCGCTCGAAGGCGAAATCGCCGACCTGGCCGACCAGCTCGCCTACGGCCTGCACGACTTGCAGGACGGCCTGTACGCCGGGCTCTTCGATCCGGCGGCGCTGGCGGCGGTCGAGCTATGGGAAGATCACTTCGACGGCGCCGGCGACGCTTCGGCGGACGTCCGCGCAAACCTGCGGCCGACGATCGAGCGCATTCAGCACGCATTGCTGCAGGACGCGATCGAGAACTCGCACCGCCTGATCGCCGCGCCGCAGCCGGGCGCCCGGCGGATCGCGCTCTCCCCAGGGATGCAGGCGCGGCTTGAAGCGCTCCAGGAGTTCCTCTACGCCAACGTCTATCGCAATCCGCGGCTGGTGCGGATGGACAGCAAGGCGCGGCGGGTGGTGACGGCGCTGTTCGACGCCTATGTCGGCGAGCCGCGGCTGCTGCCGATCCGCTACCTGAAGCGAGTGGAGAAGCTGGGCGTGCAGCGCGTCGCCGCCGACTACATCGCCGGCATGACCGACCGCTTCGCGCTGGCGGAGCATGAGGAGCTGTTTGATCCAGGGATCCACGGGTGA